In the Oryza glaberrima chromosome 6, OglaRS2, whole genome shotgun sequence genome, one interval contains:
- the LOC127776273 gene encoding uncharacterized protein LOC127776273, producing MTRGSRGEDDNEVDSWVKKESEWEEAGDGEEDDYSDETEYDDDDESSDEDNDYFSMENRDVRFASEEKWESQIMEQMKFSVSTADLFDIRTIWKGSLHVDGPCQSLDPNLLSMNNFMPQLPLRRKKKNNEEPCRRAIQVFGLTVSSPDNVVQEIYGMFAFRDIRNSQERNFIFEYPRDRPFTLKPGSDKVQPLMQPPRGIYAIGPVVMEYHLMIKGQEEQEDRVLVDGYSIYCPSFYKERSRFHWHIDTGHCGAIDLKMAAVPNAVLATVEIEVIRLGGTHYDSLAIVVALSMIKGMYLVFDSKVSVGKLLPFTVCINREMHLKLFVYGYSSSQIGHGDCSPDGVVSDYDNDGFFLEGDDVYYDVLNFLPQFGTYKKMSHNLEDMDVSVTVAWSSLY from the exons ATGACGCGCGGTAGCAGAGGAG AGGATGACAATGAGGTGGATTCATGGGTGAAGAAAGAATCTGAATGGGAGGAAGCaggagatggagaggaagaCGATTATTCAGACGAAACCgaatatgatgatgatgatgaatcttCAGATGAAGACAACGATTACTTCTCAATGGAAAATCGGGATGTCCGCTTCGCTTCGGAGGAGAAGTGGGAGAGCCAAATCATGGAACAGATGAAATTCTCTGTCTCCACTGCTGATCTATTTGATATCAGGACGATTTGGAAGGGGTCTCTGCACGTCGACGGGCCGTGCCAATCTCTGGATCCAAACCTCTTATCTATGAACAATTTCA TGCCTCAGTTACCActgagaaggaagaagaagaataatGAGGAGCCTTGCCGTCGAGCCATCCAGGTGTTTGGTCTGACTGTATCTTCTCCTGACAATGTTGTTCAGGAGATCTATGGTATGTTTGCATTCAGAGATATACGAAACAGCCAAGAACGCAATTTCATCTTTGAATACCCAAGAGACAGACCATTTACACTTAAGCCG ggTTCTGATAAGGTGCAACCCCTGATGCAGCCTCCTCGCGGTATTTACGCAATAGGGCCAGTGGTAATGGAGTATCACCTAATGATCAAAGgtcaagaagaacaagaagataGAGTATTGGTAGATGGTTACTCCATCTACTGTCCATCTTTCTACAAAGAACGTTCAAGGTTCCACTGGCACATTGACACTGGCCACTGTGGTGCCATTGATCTGAAGATGGCTGCTGTACCAAACGCCGTGCTGGCCACAGTGGAGATCGAGGTGATTCGTCTCGGAGGAACTCACTACGATTCGCTTGCCATTGTTGTCGCATTATCGATGATCAAGGGTATGTATTTGGTTTTCGATAGCAAGGTTAGCGTAGGCAAGCTACTGCCTTTCACGGTGTGCATCAACAGAGAGATGCATCTGAAGCTGTTCGTGTACGGCTACTCCAGTAGTCAGATTGGGCATGGCGATTGCTCTCCAGATGGTGTTGTTAGCGATTACGACAATGATGGGTTCTTCTTAGAAGGCGACGATGTTTATTACGATGTTTTGAATTTCCTACCACAGTTTGGAACCTATAAGAAAATGTCGCACAATCTTGAAGATATGGACGTGTCTGTGACGGTAGCCTGGTCTAGCTTGTATTAG
- the LOC127776575 gene encoding protein SEEDLING PLASTID DEVELOPMENT 1 gives MHLGVSLVPPLPLHSPRRAPYGFRSAAPRRIAVCPLLSVGRHRRLGAPPRAARGGGEGPEEEMRRLLELLPGELRRRVEGHPELPALVEVVMDLGRPPLARFPSGDFLLSQNPISFDDLRHATSQVGDFGADNRAGISRTLHRISAIRNRKGAIIGLTCRVGRAVPGSANLLQDLVKDGGSLLLIGPPGVGKTTVIREIARMLADDYRKRVMIVDTSNEIGGDGDIPHPGIGNARRLQVPNQDMQHKVLIEAVENHMPQAIVIDEIGTKLEAMAASTIAQRGIQLVATAHGITIENLIMNPSLDMLVGGVQSVTLGDEEANRRGVQKTVLERKGPSTFTCAAEIVSKIELRVHRSLEDTVDALLAGKMPNVEIRKVGSKGPVQEVYVQKERLDLGPSEGATQLDTDSLSNARRSLDSAFNLDPAEGHIGRSTEAEPDLNLYAYGISESTALQAIKQLELEDIVTLTYNISEADAVIALQSKLKKNTQIQAVVKSQDIPVFFTKTNSLVQIRRALRALVDDHTDGLMDFEDTEEVRSSEETDALEEARLAIEQVVIPKGESVQLLPRPPSIIASQVDLVESFKLKWESIGQEPNACLRILPQFVGVEEGGKSVKQEAATELTDSDNSDDMDYKQNGVSRLPFLPE, from the exons atgcACCTCGGCGTCTCCCTCGTCCCACCCCTCCCGCTCCACTCCCCCCGCCGCGCGCCCTATGGATTCCGCTCCGCTGCTCCCCGCCGGATAGCCGTTTGCCCCCTCCTCTCCGTCGGTCGGCACCGCCGGTTGGGGGCCccaccgcgcgcggcgcggggaggtGGGGAGGGGCCCGAGGAGGAGATGCGGAGGCTGCTGGAGTTGCTCCCCGGGGAGCTgaggcggcgggtggagggGCACCCGGAGCTCCCGGCGCTGGTGGAGGTGGTCATGGACCTcggccgcccgccgctcgcccgctTCCCCTCCGGCGACTTCCTCCTCTCGCAGAACCCCATCTCCTTCGACGACCTCCGCCACGCCACCTCCCAG GTTGGGGATTTCGGAGCGGACAATCGAGCTGGAATTAGCCGGACGCTGCACCGGATCAGCGCGATTCGCAACCGGAAGGGCGCCATCATAGGCCTCACTTGCCGGGTTGGGCGTGCCGTGCCTGGAAGTGCTAATTTGCTGCAGGATTTGGTGAAGGATGGTGGGTCATTGCTGCTCATCGGTCCACCGGGTGTGGGGAAGACGACTGTCATAAG AGAAATCGCTCGAATGCTAGCTGATGATTATAGGAAGAGGGTGATGATTGTTGACACATCCAATGAGATAGGTGGAGATGGAGATATTCCTCACCCAGGAATAGGCAATGCCCGCAGGTTACAAGTGCCTAACCAAGATATGCAGCATAAG GTATTGATAGAAGCTGTGGAAAACCACATGCCCCAGGCAATAGTCATCGATGAAATTGGAACGAAGCTAGAGGCTATGGCTGCTAGCACCATTGCACAACGGGGGATACAACTTGTTGCCACTGCCCATGGAATAACAATAGAGAATCTGATCATGAATCCATCACTAGATATGCTTGTAGGAGGTGTGCAG AGCGTCACCCTTGGTGATGAAGAAGCTAATCGAAGAGGGGTCCAGAAAACTGTCCTAGAGCGCAAGGGCCCATCGACTTTTACATGTGCTGCGGAGATTGTCTCCAAAATTGAATTGCGCGTCCATCGTAGTTTGGAAGATACTGTAGATGCTCTGCTTGCAG GCAAAATGCCTAATGTTGAAATTCGTAAAGTTGGTTCAAAGGGGCCAGTACAGGAAGTTTATGTGCAAAAGGAACGGTTGGATCTTGGTCCTTCTGAAGGTGCAACTCAATTGGACACTGATTCTTTGAGCAATGCAAGAAGAAGCTTAGACTCGGCATTTAATCTTGATCCTGCTGAAGGGCATATAGGGAGATCAACTGAAGCTGAACCAGACCTCAATCTATATGCTTATGGG ATCTCGGAGTCGACTGCCTTGCAAGCCATTAAACAGCTGGAGCTGGAGGACATTGTAACCTTGACTTATAACATCAGTGAAGCTGATGCAGTGATTGCATTGCAATCGAAGCTCAAGAAGAATACCCAGATTCAGGCTGTTGTGAAGTCTCAAGATATACCTGTTTTTTTCACCAAG ACAAACTCCCTGGTGCAAATCAGAAGGGCACTTCGTGCCCTTGTTGATGATCACACGGATGGGTTGATGGATTTTGAAGATACTGAAGAAGTGAGATCTTCGGAGGAAACTGATGCTTTGGAG GAAGCTAGATTGGCAATCGAGCAAGTAGTGATCCCAAAAGGTGAAAGCGTGCAGCTACTGCCCAGACCACCAAGCATCATCGCTTCCCAGGTGGATCTAGTCGAAAGTTTCAAGCTCAAGTGGGAATCTATAGGCCAGGAGCCAAACGCATGCCTCAGAATTCTTCCGCAATTCGTAGGCGTGGAAGAAGGCGGCAAATCTGTCAAGCAAGAAGCTGCAACTGAGCTCACAGATTCAGACAATTCAGATGACATGGACTATAAACAGAACGGTGTCAGCAGGCTGCCTTTCCTCCCAGAGTAG
- the LOC127776577 gene encoding 3'-N-debenzoyl-2'-deoxytaxol N-benzoyltransferase, with protein sequence MESSPPPPPQMRVRVMETVHLRPPPADDPASFALSGLDTDRNVLDVTFRTLRFFPPPSLELDPLAVLPRAFAAALGMFVPLAGRIGDGGRVVWSAADAVPLVLAAADDVSVADVDTDSPGSDLLERLVPGDGDGDGVAGSPALALQVTRFACGGVALGMRVAHALCDGAGATKFLSAAARFARGAQEPPAVAPVWEREDRLGPRRPPRVVKPFERVLSLDDAAAAVHGPYGAAGDAQGQIARECFHVSDARVEELRAQLAGEAGIKLTTFEFLAAFIWRARTKARRTSPDEVVKMVYSMNISKLLTPPLPDGYWGNVCVPVYVALTAGELVAQPLADTAAMVKKSKQEVDDEYVRSYIDFHELHRGGGVTAGRGVSAFTDWRRLGHSEVDFGWGSPAAVLPLSWRLLGSTEPCFFVPYGAADERRRRGFKVFVAVPAMATHCFREEMQELSLQRHCLRSKEKL encoded by the exons atggagtcgtcgccgccgccgccgccgcagatgcGTGTGCGCGTCATGGAGACCGTGCACCTGCGTCCGCCTCCGGCGGATGACCCGGCGTCGTTCGCGCTGTCCGGGCTGGACACGGACCGCAACGTGCTCGACGTGACGTTCCGCACGCTGCGCTtcttcccgccgccgtcgctcgagCTCGACCCGCTCGCCGTCCTCCCGCGCGCGTTCGCCGCCGCCCTGGGCATGTTCGTCCCGCTCGCCGGGAGGATTGGGGACGGAGGGCGCGTCGTCTGgtcggccgccgacgccgtgccCCTTGTTCTCGCCGCGGCGGACGACGTGTCGGTGGCCGACGTCGACACCGACAGCCCGGGCTCCGATTTGCTGGAGCGGCTCGTGCcgggggacggcgacggcgacggcgtggcggggTCACCGGCGCTCGCGCTCCAGGTTACGCGGTTCGcctgcggcggcgtcgcgctGGGGATGCGGGTGGCGCACGCGCTctgcgacggcgccggcgccaccaagttcctctccgccgcggcgcggttCGCGCGCGGGGCGCAggagccgccggcggtggcgccggtgtGGGAGCGGGAGGACCGTCTCGGCCCGAGGCGTCCGCCGCGCGTGGTGAAGCCGTTCGAACGCGTCCTCTcgctcgacgacgccgccgccgcggtgcacGGACCGtacggcgcggccggcgacgcacAAGGACAGATCGCGAGGGAGTGCTTCCACGTGAGCGACGCGCGCGTGGAGGAGCTCAGGgcgcagctcgccggcgaggccggcaTCAAGCTCACAACGTTCGAGTTCCTCGCCGCGTTCATCTGGCGCGCCAG GACGAAAGCCAGAAGGACGAGCCCCGACGAGGTCGTGAAGATGGTGTACTCCATGAACATCAGCAAGCtcctcacgccgccgctcccggaCGGCTACTGGGGCAACGTGTGCGTCCCAGTGTACGTCGccctcaccgccggcgagctcgtcgccCAGCCGCTCGCGGACACAGCCGCCATGGTCAAGAAGAGCAAGCAGGAGGTGGACGACGAGTACGTCCGATCCTACATCGACTTCCACGAgctccaccgcggcggcggcgtcacggcGGGGCGCGGCGTGAGCGCGTTCACCGACTGGCGCCGCCTCGGCCACTCGGAGGTGGACTTCGGgtggggctcgccggcggccgtgcTGCCGCTCTCGTGGAGGCTGCTCGGGAGCACGGAGCCGTGCTTCTTCGTGCCGTACGGCGCAGCcgacgagaggcggcggcgcgggttcAAGGTGTTCGTCGCGgtgccggcgatggcgacgcacTGCTTCAGAGAGGAGATGCAGGAGCTATCGTTGCAACGCCATTGCCTGCGTTCGAAAGAGAAGCTGTAA
- the LOC127777170 gene encoding uncharacterized protein LOC127777170 encodes MAYSSSSTLRSPLVRAAVLLMLLLVVMSAAVSRGEPDHDHVQLQLAVITGRRMLVVAESNTATMISSQTAAAVAAAAMPYSESKRSSPGGPDPQHH; translated from the coding sequence ATGGCCTACTCCTCATCCAGCACATTGAGGTCGCCGCTGGTGCGCGCCGCCGtcttgctgatgctgctgctcgtcgtcatgtccgccgccgtctcgcgcGGCGAGCCTGATCATGATCATGTGCAGCTCCAGCTGGCCGTGATCACCGGGCGGAGAatgctcgtcgtcgccgagagCAACACTGCCACTATGATCAGCtcgcagacggcggcggcggtggcagcggcggcgatgccgTACTCCGAGTCGAAGAGGTCGAGCCCCGGGGGACCCGATCCTCAGCACCATTGA
- the LOC127777169 gene encoding GDSL esterase/lipase At5g45920-like — protein sequence MRPSIVLFGDSITEEAFGEGGWGAHLANHYSRSADVVLRGYSGYNTRWAAMVAARAVVAGAAGAAAPPAAVTVCFGANDASLPGRASALQHVPLPEYRDNLRAICALLAAAWPSVVVILITPPPVHDAARVRYQYGGDCAGLPERTNESAGAYARACVEVAAECGLRVIDIWSKMQRFPGWESSFLRDGLHLTPRGNRVVFEEVVFALKDASLGLEALPADLPLFCDMDPNNPVKSFDE from the exons ATGAGGCCGTCGATCGTGCTGTTCGGGGACTCGATCACGGAGGAGGCGTTCGGGGAGGGAGGGTGGGGCGCGCACCTGGCCAACCACTACTCGCGCTCCGCCGACGTCGTGCTGCGCGGGTACAGCGGCTACAACACGCGGTGGGCGGCCAtggtcgccgcgcgcgccgtcgtcgccggcgcggcgggggcggcggcgccgccggccgccgtcaccgtctGCTTCGGCGCCAACGACGCCTCCCTCCCCGGCCGCGCCAGCGCGCTCCAGCACGTCCCGCTCCCGGAGTACAGGGACAACCTCCGCGCCATCtgcgccctcctcgccgccgcctggccctccgtcgtcgtcatcctcatCACCCCGCCGCCCGTCCACGACGCCGCCCGTGTCCG GTACCAGTACGGCGGCGATTGCGCCGGCTTGCCGGAGAGGACGAACGAGTCGGCCGGCGCGTACGCGCGCGCCTGcgtcgaggtggcggcggagtgcGGGCTGAGGGTCATCGACATCTGGTCCAAGATGCAGCGATTCCCCGGCTGGGAGAGCTCATTCTTGAG GGACGGGCTGCACCTGACGCCGCGCGGGAACAGGGTGGTGTTCGAGGAGGTGGTGTTCGCGCTCAAGGACGCCAGCCTTGGCCTCGAAGCGCTCCCTGCCGACCTGCCGCTCTTCTGCGACATGGATCCAAACAACCCCGTCAAGTCCTTCGACGAATGA